One stretch of bacterium DNA includes these proteins:
- a CDS encoding c-type cytochrome, whose translation MRPTPTRRVFGAMAGLIVALAAVMAIVGTASNAADGAKADVIARGKYLVTIGGCNDCHTPWKVGPNGPEPDTSRMLSGHPSDLKMPKRSAPTDAWAIAVAPTFTAWSGPWGTTYTKNLTPDSLTGIGIWTEEIFVNAIRTGRHWGVARPIMPPMPWQNYRHLTDEDIKAVYAYLRTIPPIFNEVPEYEPPAEVTAGK comes from the coding sequence ATGAGACCCACCCCGACACGGCGCGTCTTCGGCGCAATGGCGGGATTGATTGTGGCCCTGGCGGCGGTGATGGCGATCGTCGGGACCGCCAGCAACGCGGCCGACGGCGCCAAAGCCGACGTCATCGCGCGCGGGAAGTATCTGGTCACCATCGGCGGCTGCAACGACTGTCACACGCCATGGAAGGTCGGACCCAATGGCCCCGAGCCGGACACGAGCCGCATGCTGTCGGGGCATCCGTCGGACCTGAAGATGCCGAAGCGCTCCGCGCCGACGGACGCGTGGGCCATCGCCGTGGCGCCGACTTTCACCGCGTGGTCCGGACCGTGGGGCACCACATACACGAAGAATCTGACACCTGATTCGCTCACCGGAATCGGCATCTGGACCGAGGAGATCTTCGTCAACGCGATCCGCACCGGACGCCACTGGGGCGTGGCGCGGCCGATCATGCCGCCGATGCCCTGGCAGAACTACCGTCACCTGACCGACGAGGACATCAAGGCGGTCTACGCCTACCTGCGCACCATCCCGCCGATCTTTAACGAAGTTCCCGAATACGAGCCGCCGGCAGAGGTCACGGCCGGCAAATAG
- a CDS encoding acylphosphatase has translation MPRLTVRIDGRVQGVGYRYFVQKRALEHNLRGWVKNRSDGTVEIEAVGPRPSLEEFLHYVRVGPPAANVAHADVRWADDEPAYNTFDVRF, from the coding sequence ATGCCACGGCTGACGGTGCGTATTGACGGACGGGTCCAGGGAGTGGGGTACCGGTATTTTGTGCAAAAGCGCGCGTTGGAGCACAATCTGCGCGGCTGGGTCAAGAACCGCTCCGATGGCACCGTCGAAATCGAAGCGGTCGGACCGCGCCCGTCGCTGGAGGAATTCCTGCATTATGTCCGGGTCGGACCGCCCGCCGCCAACGTCGCCCATGCCGATGTGCGCTGGGCCGACGATGAGCCCGCCTACAACACTTTCGATGTCCGCTTCTGA
- a CDS encoding TIGR00725 family protein, which produces MILVSGGGEADSAALALAEEVGRELAAAGAVILTGGLGGVMEAASRGGKAAGGTTVAVVPGIDTRVANRHVDYAIASGMTHGRNVILVHTADAVIALPGSYGTLSEVALALVMGKPVVSVRSWRPDDRVRVAADAKSAVHMALEALQPA; this is translated from the coding sequence ATGATCCTTGTCTCCGGCGGCGGCGAGGCCGATTCGGCCGCGCTGGCGCTGGCGGAGGAGGTAGGCCGGGAGCTGGCCGCGGCCGGGGCGGTCATCCTGACCGGCGGCCTCGGAGGTGTCATGGAAGCCGCCTCCCGGGGAGGCAAGGCGGCAGGCGGGACTACGGTGGCGGTGGTTCCCGGCATCGATACCCGCGTTGCCAATCGCCATGTCGATTACGCCATCGCCAGCGGCATGACGCATGGTCGCAATGTCATTCTCGTGCACACCGCCGATGCGGTCATTGCCTTGCCGGGGTCCTATGGCACATTATCCGAAGTCGCCCTCGCCCTGGTCATGGGCAAGCCCGTGGTCTCGGTGCGCAGTTGGCGTCCGGATGATCGGGTGCGGGTGGCCGCCGACGCGAAATCCGCGGTGCACATGGCGCTGGAGGCGCTCCAGCCCGCTTGA
- a CDS encoding diheme cytochrome c-553 — protein MTLTFGAAVMLAAGLVAAQADRSPEETKAMVERGKYLINIGGCNDCHTPWIMTANGPRSDSTRFLSGHPADLKVTMPKLEMPWLAATTATFTAWAGPWGISYSANLTPDSSGLGIWTEEMFIQALRTGKHWGVSRPIMPPMPWENIAKLPDADLKAMYAYLRTIPPFHNVVPDYEPPADAPAGGGHH, from the coding sequence TTGACCCTGACCTTTGGCGCCGCCGTCATGCTGGCCGCGGGCCTGGTGGCCGCGCAGGCCGACCGCAGCCCCGAGGAAACCAAGGCAATGGTCGAACGGGGCAAGTACCTGATCAACATCGGCGGCTGCAACGACTGCCACACGCCGTGGATCATGACCGCCAACGGGCCGCGATCCGATTCCACGCGGTTCCTCTCGGGTCACCCGGCCGACTTGAAAGTCACCATGCCCAAATTGGAGATGCCGTGGCTGGCCGCCACCACCGCGACCTTCACCGCCTGGGCCGGACCGTGGGGGATCTCATACTCCGCCAATCTCACGCCGGATTCCTCCGGCCTGGGTATCTGGACCGAAGAGATGTTTATCCAGGCGCTGCGAACCGGCAAGCACTGGGGCGTGTCGCGGCCGATCATGCCGCCGATGCCCTGGGAGAATATCGCAAAACTGCCCGATGCCGACCTCAAGGCGATGTACGCCTACCTGCGGACCATCCCGCCGTTTCACAATGTCGTGCCCGACTATGAACCCCCGGCGGACGCGCCGGCCGGCGGCGGACACCATTAG
- a CDS encoding glycosyltransferase family 2 protein gives MRYLVVTPAFNAAGTIAELVRRIRAILPGTPALVIDDGSTDGTADLARAAGAEVIVHPANRGKGEALKTAFAEALRRGVDAVIQLDADLQHDPAFLPDFVARFEQDRTDIIIGTRDFNVGGMPWDRHLTNWLTSYAITKMGGVPVRDSQSGYRLISRRALQTVTAPSSNYDYESEYLILAGRAGMTIGEVPITTIYAGQKSSIRKWTDTKRFLRLVRKYWRSRP, from the coding sequence ATGCGCTACCTGGTGGTCACTCCCGCGTTCAACGCCGCCGGCACCATTGCCGAATTGGTCCGGCGCATCCGCGCAATCCTGCCGGGCACGCCGGCGCTGGTCATTGATGACGGCTCAACCGATGGCACCGCGGACCTGGCCCGCGCGGCAGGGGCCGAGGTGATTGTCCATCCGGCCAACCGCGGCAAGGGAGAGGCGCTCAAAACCGCCTTCGCCGAGGCGCTGCGGCGCGGCGTCGACGCCGTAATTCAACTCGATGCCGACCTGCAGCACGACCCGGCCTTCCTGCCGGACTTTGTCGCCAGGTTCGAGCAGGACCGGACCGACATCATCATCGGCACGCGCGATTTCAACGTCGGCGGGATGCCGTGGGACCGACATCTGACCAACTGGCTGACTTCCTATGCGATCACGAAGATGGGCGGTGTGCCGGTGCGCGACTCGCAATCGGGGTACCGTTTGATTTCGCGCCGCGCCCTCCAGACGGTGACGGCGCCCTCCTCCAACTACGATTATGAATCGGAGTATCTGATTCTGGCCGGACGCGCCGGGATGACGATCGGGGAGGTCCCGATCACGACCATCTACGCGGGCCAGAAGTCCTCGATCCGCAAGTGGACCGACACCAAACGCTTCCTGCGGCTGGTGCGAAAGTACTGGCGCAGCCGGCCGTAG
- the surE gene encoding 5'/3'-nucleotidase SurE: MSKRKPRILISNDDGVHAPGIRTLAREMRALGEVIVVAPDSNQSAVSHALTMNRPLRIRKIDTNVYSVDGTPTDCITLAFHEILKSRWPDVIVSGLNHGANMGEDVTYSGTVAAALEGSIMGLPAVAASMTAADPEGKSFVSAAKFIRRLVANIIGRMPPSTLLNVNFPRMPRGGYRAYEVTRLGRRTYSDIISARRDLSGRSYYWIGGEPTWDRRAGTDADAIKAGKVSITPLNFDMTDLELLRAMAGWRLH, from the coding sequence ATGTCCAAACGCAAACCCCGGATACTCATCTCCAACGACGACGGCGTCCATGCGCCCGGCATCCGGACGCTGGCGCGCGAGATGCGCGCGCTCGGCGAAGTGATCGTGGTCGCGCCCGACTCGAATCAGTCGGCGGTCAGTCATGCGCTGACCATGAATCGGCCGCTGCGCATCCGCAAGATCGACACCAATGTCTATTCCGTCGATGGCACGCCCACCGACTGCATCACGCTCGCCTTTCACGAGATCCTCAAGTCACGCTGGCCCGATGTAATCGTCTCCGGGCTCAACCACGGCGCCAACATGGGGGAGGATGTGACCTACTCCGGCACCGTCGCCGCGGCGCTGGAGGGATCGATCATGGGCCTCCCGGCGGTGGCCGCGTCGATGACCGCCGCCGACCCGGAGGGGAAATCGTTTGTCTCCGCCGCCAAGTTCATCCGGCGGCTGGTGGCCAACATCATCGGGCGTATGCCGCCCTCGACCCTGCTCAATGTGAATTTTCCGCGGATGCCGCGCGGAGGATACCGGGCCTATGAGGTGACCCGTCTCGGACGGCGCACCTATTCCGACATCATCTCGGCGCGCCGCGATCTTTCCGGGCGGTCCTACTACTGGATCGGCGGCGAGCCCACCTGGGATCGTCGCGCCGGCACCGACGCCGACGCCATCAAGGCGGGGAAAGTCTCGATCACCCCGTTAAACTTCGACATGACCGACCTCGAACTGCTGCGGGCAATGGCCGGCTGGCGGCTGCATTAG
- a CDS encoding adenine phosphoribosyltransferase, which produces MTFDFLKASIRDIPDYPKPGIVFKDITTLLKDKRAFAMAQQALVDRFRGQPPDLVAAIEARGFIFGGALALALGCGFVPMRKPGKLPWATLSESYALEYGTDSLHMHNDAVLTGQRVVLIDDLLATGGTLAAAAKLVEQAGGIVSGIGVVIELAFLDGRHRLRDYDVYSVISYDSE; this is translated from the coding sequence GTGACATTCGACTTCCTCAAGGCCAGCATCCGCGACATTCCCGATTACCCCAAGCCGGGGATAGTCTTCAAGGACATTACCACGCTTCTGAAGGATAAGCGGGCCTTCGCCATGGCACAGCAGGCGCTGGTGGACCGCTTCCGCGGCCAGCCGCCAGACCTGGTGGCGGCGATCGAGGCGCGCGGTTTCATCTTTGGCGGGGCGCTGGCGCTTGCGCTGGGGTGCGGGTTTGTGCCGATGCGCAAGCCGGGCAAACTGCCCTGGGCGACATTGTCGGAATCCTACGCGCTCGAGTACGGCACCGACAGTCTGCACATGCACAACGACGCCGTGCTCACTGGCCAGCGCGTCGTGCTCATCGATGACCTGCTGGCCACCGGCGGCACGCTGGCGGCCGCGGCCAAATTGGTGGAACAGGCCGGCGGGATAGTCAGCGGCATCGGTGTGGTGATCGAGCTGGCCTTCCTCGACGGGCGTCACCGGTTGCGCGATTACGACGTGTATTCGGTGATCTCGTATGATTCGGAGTGA